GGCCCGCCGCCGCCTGTCGCACTTCCCCCAGGGTGCCCCGTCCAGTGGGCTCGTGTACCGGACGGGCCGAGGGCCGTGCGATTCGAAGACCGAGGATCGTCTTCGCTGTGGACCCGCGGCCCCACAAGGCTGCACGCAGGCTGCACGTCGACGATCGCACCGCGATGATGCACGAGGGTGTATCAGCGTTTTGTCTGCGCACCGTTAGTTCTGCGATAGACCGACAGCGCCGCTTGCGGTCGGACCCGCCTCGTTCGCACGCCGCCGAGCGGGCGCAGCTCGTGCACGAGTCGCTGATTTCCTCTGGATTTGCGCGCGGACCGGCGACGCTCACGATCTCCTAACACAATCTCCACGGGCCCTTCGCGTCGGCCTAACAGAGGCGGCTCATTCTCTGCGCGTGCGGGCCGGGTCTCCTCCCCGGCCTGGAGGACAATCGCGAAGGGCTCTCGCGTCTGGAGGTAAACCGGCCGGCAATGATCGGCCCCGCCGCCCACCCGGCTGCGGATCTCTCTGCCCATCGCGAAACGAACACGGAGATCCGATGCCGAACGAATGGTTCAAGTACGCCGCTATTCTCGCGATGATGTTCGCGCTCGCGCCGTGGGCGCGAGCCGAGGAACGCGGGAACAAGACCGCATCGCCGGCCGCCTCAGGTTCGCCGGCCGCTGCGGCTGCTCCGCCTGCGGCAAATGCGGCAACGGACGCGCCGGCCACGCCCGCCGCAACTGCCGCCCCCGCCGCACCTGCCGGCGTCCCGCTCGAAAAACTCGACCGCGTGACTTCCGAGCAGGCGGCATCCGACAAGGATGCCGTGGCTTCGCAGAAGCGCATCGACTCCCTCGATGACGACACCCAGAAACTGCTCGGCGAATACCGCAAGGCAGTGGCCGACACCGAGAGCCACGAAGCCTATGCGTCCCAGCTCCAGACGCAGATCCGCTCCCAGCAGCAGGAGCTGGCCGACATCGACCGCCAGCTCGGCGAAATCGAAACGACGTCGCGCTCCATCGTCCCGCTCGAGCAGAAGATGCTCGATACGCTCAAAGAGTTCGTGCGGCTCGATCTCCCGTTTCTCGGCGACGAGCGCAACGCGCGCATCGCCACTCTCGAAGAGATGATGGGCCGCGCCGACGTCAGCATCTCCGAGAAGTACCGCCGCATCGTCGAAGCCTACCAGGTCGAGATGGACTACGGCCGCACGATCGAATCGTACGAAGGCCGCCTCGCCGGCGAGGGCGCCGACCGCACCGCACGCTTCCTGCGAATCGGCCGCCTGACGCTGATGTACCAGACGCTCGACGCCAACGAGACGGGCTACTGGGACGCGACGCGCGGGAAATGGATCGTCGACAACGACTATGCGTACGCATTCAAGCAGGGCGTCGCGGTGGCGCAGAAGCTTTCAGCGCCCGAGATGCTGCTCGCTCCGATCCCCGCGCCGGTGGAGGCGAAGTCATGATGCGCCGGACTGCCGCTCTCGCCGCTGCGATCGCCATGGCGGT
This region of Candidatus Binatia bacterium genomic DNA includes:
- a CDS encoding DUF3450 domain-containing protein; translation: MPNEWFKYAAILAMMFALAPWARAEERGNKTASPAASGSPAAAAAPPAANAATDAPATPAATAAPAAPAGVPLEKLDRVTSEQAASDKDAVASQKRIDSLDDDTQKLLGEYRKAVADTESHEAYASQLQTQIRSQQQELADIDRQLGEIETTSRSIVPLEQKMLDTLKEFVRLDLPFLGDERNARIATLEEMMGRADVSISEKYRRIVEAYQVEMDYGRTIESYEGRLAGEGADRTARFLRIGRLTLMYQTLDANETGYWDATRGKWIVDNDYAYAFKQGVAVAQKLSAPEMLLAPIPAPVEAKS